The Vigna angularis cultivar LongXiaoDou No.4 chromosome 6, ASM1680809v1, whole genome shotgun sequence genome contains the following window.
CCACTAGCCTTGGTACTCTTGGTTTCATTTGGGCAACCGTTGTTCTTCTTGGCGGTTTTGCCATCACCTTGGACAAAAGCGATTTCTGGTTCATCACCATCATACTGTTGATTGAAGGGACACGGATTTTCAGCAGGAGCCACGAGCTTGAGTGGCAGCACCAAGCCACGTGGTCTATAACTGATGCTGGGATCAATAGTTTCAGGATGCTCAAGTCCAGTCCAAACCTGCTTCTTCAAGGTGTGAAAAGTCTTTTCAAGCCATTTGTAATGAAGAGGCAAAGGAGAGACATGGTGGAGGCTAATGTGACCCCCAGGTATAGGGATGGTACCTTTAACATAAGGACACCAACTCGCACGTGGATTAGTTCAGATGTTCCACTTCTACCGTGTGCTAGATGGTTTTTCATTTCAAGGCACATAAGCAAGCTTTTATATTGGCTTCAGCTTTTCTCTGCCACGGCTTGTGTCGTTCTTTCGTCGATGAAGCTCATCAAGCGTAATTATGGGGAGGTTGCCAAGGGAGACGCTGACAGGAGGAACCGGGAGTCTgctttgaatatattttatgcCTTGGCTTTGGCTGAGGCTTTGTTGTTCTTGATGGAGAAAACTTACTGGGAATGGAAGATCAGTTACTGCAAACTGTTGGATGAGGTTAACAGAGAGTGTGAATTGGGGCCATCGGGGGTGGTGTCAATTAGAAGGTTCTTTTATGATGCCTATTCGAGGTGTGTCAATGGAAGCATATTTGATGGCTTGCAAATGGACATTGTTTGCTTTGCCATGGATCTCTTGGCCTCAAACTCGCCTGATGAGCAGCTCATTGGAGCAAGGATTCTTCGCCAATTCGCTCTCAGCGAACGGTTTTCAGATGATACCCTTCAGAAGCTTGGAATTTCCATATCTGTTGTGGAGAGGCTAGTTGAGATGCTGAATTGGACAGACCACAAGGAGGAAGAAATTAGGCTCTCAGCTGCAGAGATTTTGTCAGCACTAGCAGGCAAGAAGCAGAACTCTCTGCGCATAGCTGGGATACCTGGCGCTATGGAATcgatttcttctcttctccaaaCTAACAGGAACTGCATTCCCGCAGCTGATGAAATTGGAGAAAAGAAACTCGTATTTGATCATCCAAATTATGGCTACTGGACATTTAACCATTTGGGACTCCTAATTCTGAAGAAACTTGCCCGTGATCATGACAACTGTGGAAAGATTGGAAACACTAGAGGCCTGCTCCCAAAGATCATAGACTTCACACATGCTGAAGAAAGGTTGCTGAAGAATGAGAATGTTACGCCATCTCAGATTCTGACCGTGAAGAGATCACTGCAGCTGGTGAAGATGCTGGCTAGCACAACGGGCACCAACGGGAAACTTCTTCGAAGGGAGATTTCGGAGATAGTTTTCACAATCAGCAACATCAGAGATATTTTGATGCATGGAGAGAAACACCCCTTGCTACAGAAACTGAGCATAGAAATTTTAACCAGTCTGGCATTGGAAGAGGAGGCAAGAGAAAGGATTGGAGGCACAGGTGGAGTACTTAAAGAATTGTTCaacatatttttcaaagatTGCATTGCTGAAAATCAAAAAGATGTAACTACTGTTGCTGGGGAGGCCCTAGCAATGCTGGCATTGGAAAGCAAGAGCAATTGTCATAGGATTTCGAAGTTAAAAGTAATGGAAAGGCTGATTGAAGCATTGAGCATTCCAATGCTTCGTGTTAATGCTGCCAGGATTCTAAGAAATTTATGCAACTACAGTGGATCAGAATGCTTCAAACAGTTAAGGGAGGTGACAGCTGCCGCACCCACAGTAAGCATTCCTCTACCGTCATAATTTTTGGCTAGTAACATGTGAAATTTATGCTTCAAACTTAACTTTTAACTATTGCACAACCTTGCAGATACTTCAGGCAATCATGTCTCAAGAAAACAAGCTTCAAGAAGTGATGATTGGACTGGCAGCAAGTGTTTTCACATTCATGGATTCTTCCGAATCAAGCACTGTATTTGAAGAATCTCGAATCACTGAGGCTGAACTTGCAAATAAACTAATCCAGATTCTCAAGAAACACCGATATCCTCCAACTAAGGTCCCAAGGATAAGAAGGTTTGTGATAGAGCTAGCAATTTGGATGATgaaagagagggaagaaaacATTCACACTTTCAAGGGTTTGGGGATGGAGGAGGTGCTGGAGAGTGTCTTGGAGACCACTTCAGAGCTCGAAAGCTTTAATGTTTTCTCTGGTACTGTTGGCCTGAACAGGCACAATCTAACAATTCACTCACTGGTTGAGACAGCATTGAAGTTGATGGAAGATAGGTGAAACAATCAATTTAATGGTATACTATACCTATACGTGTGTGTGGAAACTAGTAAATCTCTAGGAAGACTACCTTGTCTGGTGGGTCTGGAAATAGAGCCTGACTCAATgatttattcattatttgttttttcagaTTCAATGTTACcatttgaattaaataatcCATATGTCCCTTTAAGGTTGAATTCCTCCCTTCCTGCATtgaaattgaacaaaaaaattCCATATAATGTTGAGTTTTACTTCATTAGACTAGACTGATGAAACTGAATCACCCCATCAACCACAAAAAACAGTCACATCATAAAATCCTCCTAGAAGGCTGCTCTTAGTCCCTATTCATGACTTGTTTACAAATTAcaggtaaaaaaaatgttgtagaATTCAGACCAACATCCTAGGAAATCACTTTGGAGACAACTCCTGCACCAACTGTTCTGCCTCCCTCTCTTAAAGCAAATCTTTGTCCTGTTTATAAATAAAGTGACACTGTCAGAACATCATAATGCTGGATCTAATATGAATAACAGAGATCCTGTAGATAATATGCGGCATCTTTATGATCTATAATCAAGGACTCTACCAACCTATTTCAAGAGGAACAGGTGACATCAGCTCAAAAGTTGCAGCCACATTATCACCAGGCATAACCATCTTAACATTTTCTGGTAATTCCACCTTTCCAGTAATATCTGCAGTCCTCAGGTAAAACTGAGGCTTATAGTTAGAGAAAAAAGCTGTATGACGGCCACCTTCATCTTTGGAGAGCACATAAATCTCGGCTTCAAACTTCTTATACGTTTTCAAAGAACCAGGCTTGGTCACGACCTGCAATTTCACCAACAGAAAGTTTAgacacagaaaaacaaaaataaattcattcattttcGTAAAATGAATGACCCTCGTAAAACTTGATCAAATAGTGGTTGCAGTTTCTCATATCATGCATCTTTCTATTCCAGAACTTGTCTTAGTTGCaatatttgaatgttattaatCACCAATTAAGTAACAAAACTCACCTTTTCAAATCAAGAGTGAGACCATTACCAGATTTTCACTACCATATGAAGTTTTAACCAGAGCTGAACATAAATTTGATACGTTAAATATTACTTTACACCTTGAGTTACTCCCACTCACCATTCCTCGCTGAACATCATCGCGCTTCAGACCACGAAGAAGAAGTCCCACATTATCACCTGCCTAGAAATGGAAACACAACTAATTATCCATCGATTCAAATTCAGATAaaaggaaggaagaagaagggagGGTTCTATGATTTTACTTACTTCCCCTCGATCCAAAATTTTCTTGAACATTTCCACACCAGTTACAGTAGTCTTCAAAGGTCCACTCTGTACACAGACAGAGAAATACAAAATCATATAAAGTAAAGCAAAACACTCATTAACATGACATTACAATACATATTTGACTTCCATGTGTACCTGTGTTAGTCCCAATACTTCAACCTCCTCTCCCACTTTGATGGTGCCTTGTTCTACACGACCCGTCACAACAGTTCCACGCCCCTTCGCATAAACAAAACATAAGGATGGAACGTATCAGGCAGTTTACAACATTTGTTGAGTGCATATAAACGAGCAAACAGAACGGAATACGTTAGAGGTTAAAGAAATTCCATTTACTTGATTATCATACTAAGGGAAG
Protein-coding sequences here:
- the LOC108342777 gene encoding uncharacterized protein LOC108342777 — translated: MDHTLSVKTEGEGSVCVKVAELRRLSETSKTITMFEPRGLGSIEKRDSDADNTFSSTTVRAPEKKLTLFALRLAVLEKAATSLGTLGFIWATVVLLGGFAITLDKSDFWFITIILLIEGTRIFSRSHELEWQHQATWSITDAGINSFRMLKSSPNLLLQGVKSLFKPFVMKRQRRDMVEANVTPRYRDGTFNIRTPTRTWISSDVPLLPCARWFFISRHISKLLYWLQLFSATACVVLSSMKLIKRNYGEVAKGDADRRNRESALNIFYALALAEALLFLMEKTYWEWKISYCKLLDEVNRECELGPSGVVSIRRFFYDAYSRCVNGSIFDGLQMDIVCFAMDLLASNSPDEQLIGARILRQFALSERFSDDTLQKLGISISVVERLVEMLNWTDHKEEEIRLSAAEILSALAGKKQNSLRIAGIPGAMESISSLLQTNRNCIPAADEIGEKKLVFDHPNYGYWTFNHLGLLILKKLARDHDNCGKIGNTRGLLPKIIDFTHAEERLLKNENVTPSQILTVKRSLQLVKMLASTTGTNGKLLRREISEIVFTISNIRDILMHGEKHPLLQKLSIEILTSLALEEEARERIGGTGGVLKELFNIFFKDCIAENQKDVTTVAGEALAMLALESKSNCHRISKLKVMERLIEALSIPMLRVNAARILRNLCNYSGSECFKQLREVTAAAPTILQAIMSQENKLQEVMIGLAASVFTFMDSSESSTVFEESRITEAELANKLIQILKKHRYPPTKVPRIRRFVIELAIWMMKEREENIHTFKGLGMEEVLESVLETTSELESFNVFSGTVGLNRHNLTIHSLVETALKLMEDR